The following coding sequences are from one Lolium rigidum isolate FL_2022 chromosome 6, APGP_CSIRO_Lrig_0.1, whole genome shotgun sequence window:
- the LOC124667062 gene encoding avenin-E-like encodes MKIFLILALLAVVATMANATVQLDPRCQDQPFPQPQQPFPQHQQPFPQPQQPFPQPQQPFPQPLTKQQLNQCQEFLVQKCKPVTIRSILWSWILQQSSCQVIQQQCCQQLAQIPKQLRYPAIFSIVHAIIVQQQQQQPFQPQPQQVGQGFIQPQQIAQFQAQLTYALQTLPAMCNVQVPLYYSTVPFSRISGF; translated from the exons ATGAAGATCTTCCTCATCCTTGCCCTCCTTGCCGTGGTGGCGACCATGGCCAATGCCACTGTACAGCTTGATCCTAGATGCCAAGATCAGCCATTTCCGCAACCACAACAACCGTTTCCACAACATCAACAACCATTTCCACAACCACAACAACCGTTTCCACAACCACAACAACCGTTCCCGCAACCAC TTACAAAACAACAGTTGAACCAGTGCCAAGAGTTTCTCGTGCAGAAGTGCAAACCAGTGACGATAAGGTCAATCCTCTGGTCGTGGATCTTGCAACAGAGCAGCTGCCAGGTGATTCAACAACAATGTTGCCAGCAGCTAGCGCAGATCCCCAAGCAGCTCCGGTACCCTGCCATATTTAGCATTGTGCACGCCATCATcgtgcagcagcaacaacaacaacccttCCAGCCTCAGCCACAACAGGTGGGCCAGGGTTTCATCCAACCTCAGCAGATAGCTCAGTTCCAGGCTCAGTTGACGTATGCGTTGCAAACCCTGCCAGCAATGTGCAATGTGCAGGTCCCGCTGTACTATTCCACCGTCCCATTCAGCCGCATCAGTGGCTTTTGA